A window of Micromonospora sp. WMMC415 genomic DNA:
CGGCGACGGCACGCCCCGCCGCCACCGGCCGACGACCGCCCGGACCGGGCGCCGTCCGCGGCCGGCGTGCCCTCGGATACGAGCGCGGCGGGGCACCCGCCGCCCGGCCATCCGGAACGTCTCGTTCCACACCAGCCGCTCACCGACGAGGAGCGGCGGCTCTGGTCCCAACTGCCCTGACCCAACCACGACTGAGGAGCGTGACCATGCCGGAAGCCCTGGTTCGTACGGCCGGCGATTTCAAGGTGGCGGATCTGTCGCTTGCTGAGTTTGGGCGTAAGGAGATCCGGCTCGCGGAGCATGAGATGCCGGGTTTGATGGCGATCCGTGGTGAGTTCGCCGAGGCGCAGCCGTTGGCGGGTGCGCGGATCACGGGTTCTTTGCATATGACGATTCAGACCGCCGTGTTGATTGAGACGTTGGTGGCGTTGGGTGCGCAGGTGCGGTGGGCGTCGTGCAACATCTTCTCCACCCAGGACCATGCGGCGGCGGCGGTCGTGGTCGGTCCGGACGGTACGCCGGACAGCCCGGCGGGTGTGCCGGTGTATGCGTGGAAGGGCGAGAGCCTTCAGGAGTACTGGTGGTGCACGGAGCAGGTGTTGGCGTGGCCGGATGGTGGGGGTCCGAACATGATCCTCGATGACGGTGGGGACGCCACGTTGTTGGTGCACAAGGGTGTGGAGTTTGAGAGGGCGGGTGTGGTGCCGCCGGTGGAGTCGGCCGACAGTGAGGAGTACGCGGTCGTCCTGGGTCTGCTGCACCGTTCGTTGGCCGAGGATGGTCAGCGGTGGACGCGGATCGCGGCGGGGATCAGGGGTGTGACGGAGGAGACCACCACGGGGGTGCACCGGTTGTATGAGATGCACCGGGCGGGCATGTTGTTGTTCCCGGCGATCAACGTCAACGATTCGGTGACGAAGAGCAAGTTCGACAACAAGTACGGGTGTCGGCATTCGCTGATCGACGGGATCAATCGGGCCACCGATGTGCTGATCGGTGGGAAGATGGCGGTGGTCCTGGGTTACGGGGATGTGGGTAAGGGGTGTGCGGAGTCGCTGCGGGGGCAGGGTGCCCGGGTGGTGGTGACCGAGGTGGACCCGATCTGCGCGTTGCAGGCGGCGATGGACGGCTATCAGGTGGCCACGTTGGATGACGTGGTCGAGGTCGCGGACATCTTCATCACCGCGACGGGTTGTTTCGATGTGATCACGAATGAGCACATGGCGCGGATGAAGCACCAGGCGATCGTGGGGAACATCGGGCACTTCGACAACGAGATCGACATGGCCGGGTTGGCGAAGCGGCCGGATGTGTCCCGGGAGAACATCAAGCCGCAGGTCGACCTGTGGCGGTTCGATGACGGGCACGCGGTCATCGTGTTGTCCGAGGGTCGCTTGTTGAACCTGGGTAACGCCACCGGGCATCCCAGCTTCGTGATGTCGAACAGTTTCGCCAACCAGACGATCGCGCAGATCGAGTTGTACGCGAAGACCGACCAGTACCCGGTCGGGGTGTACGTGCTGCCCAAGCACCTCGACGAGAAGGTCGCCCGGCTGCATTTGGCCGCCCTCGGCGCGAAACTGTCCACCCTGACCAAGGAACAGGCCGCCTACCTCGGAATCTCCCCCGAGGGCCCGTTCAAACCCGACCACTACCGCTACTGACCGGGAGGAGTCCCGCCGTGGGCGCGATCGCGGTCACCGGGTCCATCGCCACCGACCACCTCATGCGGTTTCCGGGGCGCTTCGCCGAGCAGTTGCTCGCCGACCAGTTGCACCGGGTCTCGCTGTCCTTCCTCGTCGACGACCTGGTCGTCCGCCGCGGCGGGGTGGCGGCCAACATCGCGTACGGCCTCGGCCGGCTCGGCCTGCGGCCGGTGCTGCTCGGCGCGGCCGGCGCCGACTTCGACGACTACCGCTCCTGGCTGGAACGGCACGGGGTCGACTGCGACTCCGTCCACATCAGCGCCGACGCGCACACCGCCCGGTTCGTCTGCACCACCGACGCGGACGAGTGCCAGATCGCCTCGTTCTACCCGGGCGCCATGGCCGAGGGCGACCGGGTCGAGATCGCCGCCGCGGCGGCCCGGCGCAATGGGCTCGACCTCGTCCTGGTCGCCGCCGACGATCCGGCCGCGATGCTCCGGCACGCCGCCCGCTGCCGGGAACTGGGCCTGCCGTTCGCGGCCGACCCCTCCCAGCAACTCGCACTGCTCTCCGGCGAACAGGTCCGCCAGTTCGTCGACGGTGCCGAGTTCCTGCTCACCAACGAGTACGAGAAGGACCTGCTCGAAGCCAAGACGGGCCTGACCGCCGCCGAGGTCCGGCACCGCGTCCGGGTGCAGGTCACCACGCTCGGCGCCAAGGGGGTACGCATCACCGGCCGCGACACTCCCACCGTCGAGGTGCCGGCCGTCCCGGTCACCTCGGTGGCCGACCCCACCGGCGGCGGCGACGCCTTCCGGTCCGGCTTCTTCGCCGCGCTCTCCTGGGGGCTCGGGCTGGAACGCGCCGGCCAGGTCGGCAACGCCGTCGCCGCCTTCGCGGTGGAGGCGGTCGGCCCGCAGGAGTACCACCTCGACCACGACCGCCTCGGCGACCGGCTGGCCCGGGCGTACGGCGACCGCTGCGCCGACGAGGTCGCCGCCGCCTGGACGGCCCCGCCCGCCCTGGCGGCCCGAGCCGGCTGAGCCGGGCCCGCGTCCGAGCCGTTGCTCCGGCTCGGGCGCGCCACCGGCAGTGGTCACCCCGCCGGTGGCGCCGCCGCCCTCCGCTGCCAGTTGCGGAACACGAAACGGTGCACCGCCTTCAACCCCAGCCACAGCGCCGGATACAGCGCGGCGTACCGCCGTCCGCGCACCGTCACCGTCGTCATGCGGGTGACCCGGGTACCGCTGCCCGCCGCCGTCAGCTCGAACTCGTCGCCCAGTTCGTCGACGAACCGGTGGAAGCCGATATCGGTCGACTCCATCCGGAACGCCAACCGCGCCGGCGGCTCCCACCGCGTGATCCGCTGCCGCACCACACCCTGCTCGGAGGCGCACTGCCGGCGCGCGCCCACCGCGCCGGGCCCGTCCGGTAGCCGGCACGCGGTGGGCCGGGGCACGCCGAGGCAGAACACCGGGCACCGGGGGCGCAACTCCATGCGCGAGTCACAGAGCGCCGGCCACAGGACCTCGGGCGGATGCGGCACGGTCCAACACGTACGCACCATCATGCGGGCAGCGTACGCGGTTTTGAGCGAGCGCTCAAAACCGTGCGACTCGACGCGGCGCCGGATCCGCCTCACCGGCCCCCACGGCATGCCTGGCGTGCGCGGCTATCGTCGCCGGATGCCCGAACTGATCCCGCCGACCGTCCGCCTGCACGCCGCCTGGCTTCAGGCCCGCGACGAGTGGGGTCCCGGCGTCCACGAGGACGGGTTCGGGCTGCTGCCGTCCGACGAGGTGGACACACCGGCCGGGTTCGCGGCCTGGGTGGCCCGGCTGGCGGACGTGACACCGCCGGACGCCGGACGCGGGCACTGCACGTACCGGTGGATCGTCGACGGCGACCGGGTGCTGGGCGGTATCGCGCTGCGGCACGGGCCCGACGACCTCGTGCGGCGGATCGGTCACATCGGCTACGGCATCCGGCCGTCGGCGCGCCGGCGCGGACTCGCCACCTGGGCACTGGGCGAGATGCTCGGCGAGGCGCGGGCACTGGGCCCGGACCGGTTGCTGGTGGTCTGCGCGGCCGACAACGTCGCGTCGGCCAGGACGATCGAACGCCACGGCGGCGTCCTCGAGAGCGTGCAGGAAAGCGAACTCGGGCCGGCGCGGCGTTACCGGATCACGCTCCGGTGACCGAGGTGCGAGGGATGCTGCGACCTCGGCCTTCGTGGTTGGAGCGGGCGACGGGAATCGAACCCGCACCGTCAGTTTGGAAGAGCGTGCTCAACCGGTCGTGATGCCCGAAACGGCTGCGGCCGGCGGTAGAGCCTTGTGCCCCTGTGCCCGCTCGTGGCCGCTGCGTCTCCCGAGTACTGGCCCGTGGATGGCCTGGCTCAGCCTCGGACTGTACAGGTCACGGCCGCTCTGCGTTGGCGATAGCTGCTGGCTCGTATCCTGCGGGCCATGCCCGTTGATCCGCTCAGCTCGCGCCCACCACTCAGACGAGCGCCCCGCACGTTCATCGCCGCGCTGCTGGTGGTCGGGGTGGTGGTGCCATCCATCATCATCCGTGAGCTGATCGAGGGTGTGATGGGCGCCGGCCCGCTCGCGGATCTCGGCTGGATCGCCGTTCCGATGGCGGCCACGGCCTGGCTTGCGCCTCATGCCTCCTACCGTCGCCGCGACGCACTGTGGTGGTTAACCGGCGGGTTCGGCTTCTACATCTTCGTAGTGATCGCTTGGCGGGTAGCCTTCCTGCCCTATCGCGATTGGCCACCTCAACCCGATGAGGCATCTCGGGTCCGCTGGCTGCAAGACCGTCAACAGGCCGGGTTGTGGTACCTACCCGGGGCAGCACAGTAGGTGGGTCGTGGCCGGGTGGTTGAAGGCGGATCTCCTCGTCGGGCAGTCGTCCGGGGGGGGGGGGGGGGGGGGGGCTGCTAGCCCTTGTGGTGCCGGCGATGTGAGCCGCGGCGGCATCTCTATTAGGAGGGTCGGGGTTCGGGGCGGAGCCCCGAGGTCTTCGGATCCTGGTCGTCCCTAACCTCGGCCTTTCACGGCAGCCGTGATCTTGGATGTCCAGCGGGCCGGTAGATATGGCGAAGTGCCTGCCACGTAAGGAAAACTGCCCGGTGTCGAGTCGTGCAGGTACCCCGCGTGGAAGGCACTTCGTAGGTGCAGGTTACCCAGTGGTCGAAGGGATTGTCCGTCGAGGTCGGCGGTCATGGTGTGGTCTCGCATGTCGGGGCGGCGTTGTTGCGGTTGCTGGCTGATCGCAGCGGGTTGACGCAGGCGTTGTCGGCCGCGCTCAGCCGGCGTGGGTTCGTCCCGGGCCGGGACCGGGGCCGGGTGCTGGTCGACTTGGCGGTGATGATCGCCGACGGCGGTGAGGCGATCGCGGATATTGAGGTGCTGCGCCACCAGAGCGAGGTGTTCGGCCAGGTCGCGTCGCCGGCGACGTGCTGGCGGGCCCTCGATGAGATCAGTGACGTCGGGCTGCGTCGGATCGCCAGGACGCGGGCGAACGTCCGTGCCCGGGTATGGGGCCTGATCGGGTCGGTGCCGTCTGCTCGTGCCGCGGGCCGGGATCTCGGCGAGGGCATGGTGGTGCTGGATGTGGACTCCACGATCGTGCTCGCGCACAGCGACAAGGACGGCGCGGCGGCCACCTACAAGCACACGTACGGCTTTCATCCGATCCTGGTGACCTGCGACAACACCGGCGAACTGCTGACGATCAAACTGCGGCCCGGCAACGCCGGAGCCAACACCGCCGCCGACCACCTCACCGTGCTGACCGAGGCGTTCGCGCAGGTCCCGGTCGCGCACCGGCGGCACCTGCTCATCCGCGGCGACTCGGCCGCCGCCACCCACGCCGTGCTGGACTGGCTGACCGCGCAGGACGCCAAGCGCAACCGACGCGTCGAGTACTCGATCGGTTGGTCGATCGGCGAGGCGGAACGCGCTGCCATCAGCGCGCTGCCGGCCGCGGCCTGGTCACCGGCCCTGGCAGCCGACGGCGGCATCCGCGACGGCGCGCAGGTCGCCGAACTGACCGGGCTGCTGGCTTTGGCCGGCTGGCCGCCCGGCATGCGGGTGATCGTGCGTCGCGAACGGCCGCACCCGGGCGCCCAGTTGTCGCTGTTCGAGGAACGCGACGGCTGGCGCTACACCGCGCTCGTCACCAACACCACCGTCGGCGCCTTGCAGTGGCTGGAAGCCCGCCACCGCGCCCACGCCCGCGTCGAAGACCGGATCCGCTGCGCCAAAGACACCGGACTGCGCCGGCTACCGTCACGCGAGTTCGCCATCAACACCGCCTGGTGCCAGATCGCGGCCATGGCCTGCGACCTGATCGCCTGGCTACAACTGCTCACCCTCGACGGCGACCTGGCCAAAGCCGAACCGAAACGGCTGCGCTACCGCCTGCTACACACCGCCGCCCGCCTCACCCGAGGCCAACGCCGCCGCCAGCTACGCATCCCATCGACCTGGCCCTGGGCCGACCAGATCACCGCCGCTTTCCACCGAATCGCGGCGATCCCCGCCCCCGGCTGACCAGCTCAGCCCTGACCCAACGACCGGAGAACCCAAGGAGACCACGCCCACCGCCGCGACAG
This region includes:
- a CDS encoding SRPBCC family protein; the encoded protein is MMVRTCWTVPHPPEVLWPALCDSRMELRPRCPVFCLGVPRPTACRLPDGPGAVGARRQCASEQGVVRQRITRWEPPARLAFRMESTDIGFHRFVDELGDEFELTAAGSGTRVTRMTTVTVRGRRYAALYPALWLGLKAVHRFVFRNWQRRAAAPPAG
- the ahcY gene encoding adenosylhomocysteinase translates to MPEALVRTAGDFKVADLSLAEFGRKEIRLAEHEMPGLMAIRGEFAEAQPLAGARITGSLHMTIQTAVLIETLVALGAQVRWASCNIFSTQDHAAAAVVVGPDGTPDSPAGVPVYAWKGESLQEYWWCTEQVLAWPDGGGPNMILDDGGDATLLVHKGVEFERAGVVPPVESADSEEYAVVLGLLHRSLAEDGQRWTRIAAGIRGVTEETTTGVHRLYEMHRAGMLLFPAINVNDSVTKSKFDNKYGCRHSLIDGINRATDVLIGGKMAVVLGYGDVGKGCAESLRGQGARVVVTEVDPICALQAAMDGYQVATLDDVVEVADIFITATGCFDVITNEHMARMKHQAIVGNIGHFDNEIDMAGLAKRPDVSRENIKPQVDLWRFDDGHAVIVLSEGRLLNLGNATGHPSFVMSNSFANQTIAQIELYAKTDQYPVGVYVLPKHLDEKVARLHLAALGAKLSTLTKEQAAYLGISPEGPFKPDHYRY
- a CDS encoding carbohydrate kinase family protein; the protein is MRFPGRFAEQLLADQLHRVSLSFLVDDLVVRRGGVAANIAYGLGRLGLRPVLLGAAGADFDDYRSWLERHGVDCDSVHISADAHTARFVCTTDADECQIASFYPGAMAEGDRVEIAAAAARRNGLDLVLVAADDPAAMLRHAARCRELGLPFAADPSQQLALLSGEQVRQFVDGAEFLLTNEYEKDLLEAKTGLTAAEVRHRVRVQVTTLGAKGVRITGRDTPTVEVPAVPVTSVADPTGGGDAFRSGFFAALSWGLGLERAGQVGNAVAAFAVEAVGPQEYHLDHDRLGDRLARAYGDRCADEVAAAWTAPPALAARAG
- a CDS encoding GNAT family N-acetyltransferase, coding for MPELIPPTVRLHAAWLQARDEWGPGVHEDGFGLLPSDEVDTPAGFAAWVARLADVTPPDAGRGHCTYRWIVDGDRVLGGIALRHGPDDLVRRIGHIGYGIRPSARRRGLATWALGEMLGEARALGPDRLLVVCAADNVASARTIERHGGVLESVQESELGPARRYRITLR
- a CDS encoding DUF6059 family protein, which translates into the protein MGWFRRVVSELGLGLSLFGASVAGIDPREIIRQHRRRHAPPPPADDRPDRAPSAAGVPSDTSAAGHPPPGHPERLVPHQPLTDEERRLWSQLP
- a CDS encoding IS1380 family transposase — protein: MQVTQWSKGLSVEVGGHGVVSHVGAALLRLLADRSGLTQALSAALSRRGFVPGRDRGRVLVDLAVMIADGGEAIADIEVLRHQSEVFGQVASPATCWRALDEISDVGLRRIARTRANVRARVWGLIGSVPSARAAGRDLGEGMVVLDVDSTIVLAHSDKDGAAATYKHTYGFHPILVTCDNTGELLTIKLRPGNAGANTAADHLTVLTEAFAQVPVAHRRHLLIRGDSAAATHAVLDWLTAQDAKRNRRVEYSIGWSIGEAERAAISALPAAAWSPALAADGGIRDGAQVAELTGLLALAGWPPGMRVIVRRERPHPGAQLSLFEERDGWRYTALVTNTTVGALQWLEARHRAHARVEDRIRCAKDTGLRRLPSREFAINTAWCQIAAMACDLIAWLQLLTLDGDLAKAEPKRLRYRLLHTAARLTRGQRRRQLRIPSTWPWADQITAAFHRIAAIPAPG